From a single Calothrix sp. NIES-2098 genomic region:
- a CDS encoding malto-oligosyltrehalose trehalohydrolase: protein MRTGANYLGNGECEFTVWSPTLNSVAVQILTPQEQVIPLKPQAEGYWQAKVNDVYPGTLYRYVLDKENAFADPASQYQPEGVHGPSQVIDPQFEWTDNNWTGVPLESMIFYELHVGTFTPEGTFTAIIPRLADLKELGINAIELMPIAQFPGDTHIEPSLAYRNWGYDGVYPFAIQNSYGTPADLKQLVNACHQHGIAVVLDVVYNHFGPEGNYMGQFAPYFTKTYKTPWGNAMNFDDAHSQGVRHYFIQNALYWLEDFHIDALRLDAIQAIYDLGAKHFLWELAEAVHSLSQNGGRKRYLIAESDLNNPQIIRPPELGGYGLDAQWSDDFHHALHALLTGDRQGYYQDFGQCAQLAKAYQDTFVYDWQYAPHRKRFHGISCRDRPPAQFSVCIQNHDQIGNQMKGDRLWNRISFEGLKLAAGAVLLSPYLPLLFMGEEYGETAPFMYFVSHSDPDLIQAVRAGRKQEFEAFHYDEDPPDPESAETFLRCKLNWQLRNQGQHKVLLNWYRELIDWRKAHPALLKQDRNCIEATSDEDKQLVIVRRWSESSQVIFALNFNQSPVTATLPIQRQAYKRLDSADTSWAGPGSQAPEDLSVGQELQLQPTSLVLYELEP from the coding sequence GTGAGAACTGGTGCTAACTACTTGGGTAACGGAGAGTGTGAATTTACAGTTTGGTCGCCCACATTAAACAGCGTGGCAGTGCAAATTTTGACGCCACAAGAGCAAGTAATTCCCCTGAAACCCCAAGCAGAGGGATATTGGCAGGCGAAAGTGAATGATGTCTATCCCGGCACGCTTTATCGCTATGTTTTGGATAAAGAAAACGCTTTTGCCGACCCAGCATCGCAGTATCAACCCGAAGGAGTTCACGGGCCGTCGCAAGTTATCGATCCGCAATTTGAGTGGACAGATAACAACTGGACTGGCGTTCCCTTAGAATCGATGATTTTCTACGAACTCCACGTTGGCACATTTACACCCGAAGGCACCTTCACCGCCATCATTCCCCGCCTAGCAGATTTAAAAGAACTGGGGATTAATGCGATTGAACTTATGCCGATTGCCCAGTTCCCCGGCGACACCCATATTGAACCTAGTTTGGCATACCGCAACTGGGGCTATGACGGCGTTTACCCGTTTGCAATCCAAAATTCCTACGGTACTCCGGCCGATTTGAAGCAACTAGTAAATGCTTGTCACCAACACGGAATTGCTGTAGTGCTGGATGTGGTTTATAACCACTTTGGCCCGGAAGGTAACTACATGGGCCAATTTGCACCTTACTTTACTAAAACCTATAAAACCCCTTGGGGCAACGCCATGAATTTTGATGACGCCCACAGTCAAGGCGTGCGTCACTATTTTATTCAGAATGCCCTGTATTGGTTAGAAGATTTCCATATTGATGCATTGCGCCTTGATGCGATTCAGGCAATATACGATTTAGGCGCAAAACATTTCCTGTGGGAATTAGCTGAAGCAGTACATAGTTTATCCCAGAACGGAGGACGCAAACGCTACTTAATTGCTGAAAGCGACCTAAATAACCCCCAAATCATTCGTCCACCAGAATTAGGTGGCTACGGACTAGATGCTCAATGGAGTGATGACTTTCACCATGCATTGCACGCCTTGTTAACAGGCGATCGCCAAGGATATTATCAAGACTTTGGACAATGCGCCCAACTAGCCAAAGCTTATCAAGATACCTTTGTCTACGATTGGCAGTATGCACCGCATCGCAAACGATTTCATGGTATATCTTGCCGCGATCGCCCGCCTGCACAATTTTCCGTTTGCATCCAAAATCACGACCAAATTGGCAATCAAATGAAAGGCGATCGCCTGTGGAATCGGATATCCTTTGAAGGATTGAAATTAGCCGCAGGTGCTGTGTTGCTATCACCCTACTTACCCCTATTATTCATGGGTGAAGAATACGGCGAAACTGCACCCTTCATGTACTTTGTCAGCCACTCCGACCCCGATTTAATTCAAGCAGTACGCGCCGGACGCAAACAAGAATTTGAAGCCTTTCACTATGACGAAGATCCACCAGATCCAGAATCAGCAGAAACATTTTTGCGTTGTAAACTTAACTGGCAATTACGCAACCAAGGACAGCACAAAGTTTTACTAAATTGGTATCGCGAGTTAATTGATTGGCGCAAAGCACATCCCGCACTGTTAAAACAAGACCGCAACTGCATTGAAGCAACTAGCGACGAAGATAAACAATTAGTCATAGTGCGCCGTTGGAGTGAATCGAGTCAAGTGATATTTGCATTAAATTTCAATCAATCTCCAGTAACCGCAACTTTGCCAATTCAGCGTCAAGCTTACAAAAGATTAGACTCAGCCGATACTTCCTGGGCTGGCCCCGGTTCACAAGCACCTGAAGATCTGTCTGTAGGACAAGAACTGCAACTCCAACCCACAAGTCTCGTGTTGTACGAATTAGAGCCTTAA
- a CDS encoding SMP-30/gluconolaconase/LRE domain-containing protein has translation MVQHSSGNTSSTIQAIMNANTKLEKLVGGLKFTEGPVWHPRGFLLFSDIPADTIYKLTTNGKVSVFRRPAGHPNGNTFDTQGRLITAEHNRRLVRTEKNGEIKVLAQRYQGKLLNSPNDVVVKSDGSIYFTDPPYGISKEKEELGFYGIYRWQPNGTLNLLDRQMLRPNGIAFSPDDKKLYVSDSEQGYIRIFDVKLDGTLTNSRVFADLKEPKDKGVPDGLKIDIQGNIYCSGPEGVWIFSPTGQLLGKIIVPETVTNLAWGDNDYKTLYITAGQSVYRIRLKVRGQQPGRILDNRVSLNPKK, from the coding sequence ATGGTACAGCACAGCAGTGGTAATACTTCCAGTACCATACAAGCGATTATGAACGCTAACACCAAACTGGAAAAGTTGGTCGGTGGTTTAAAATTTACAGAAGGGCCAGTTTGGCATCCTAGAGGCTTTTTGCTCTTCAGTGATATCCCCGCAGATACTATTTATAAATTGACAACTAATGGTAAAGTTTCTGTATTTCGTCGTCCTGCTGGTCATCCCAACGGTAATACTTTTGATACACAAGGACGGTTAATTACTGCTGAACATAATCGCCGCCTTGTCCGCACAGAAAAAAATGGTGAAATAAAAGTTTTGGCACAACGCTATCAGGGCAAACTTCTCAACAGCCCAAATGATGTTGTAGTTAAATCAGATGGTAGCATTTACTTTACTGACCCACCTTATGGCATTAGTAAGGAAAAGGAAGAACTGGGCTTTTATGGCATCTATCGTTGGCAACCGAATGGAACTCTAAATTTGCTCGATCGACAAATGCTACGTCCCAATGGCATCGCGTTTTCACCTGATGATAAAAAGCTCTATGTTAGTGACTCTGAACAAGGATATATTCGCATTTTTGATGTTAAATTAGATGGCACTTTAACTAATAGCAGGGTTTTTGCTGATTTGAAAGAACCCAAAGATAAAGGCGTACCTGATGGTTTGAAGATAGATATTCAAGGAAATATCTACTGTAGCGGCCCTGAAGGAGTCTGGATTTTTTCTCCCACAGGTCAATTACTAGGCAAAATTATAGTGCCAGAGACTGTCACCAATTTGGCTTGGGGCGATAATGACTATAAAACTCTTTATATAACCGCAGGTCAGAGTGTTTATCGCATCCGCTTAAAAGTTAGGGGTCAGCAACCGGGAAGAATATTAGATAATAGGGTTTCGCTAAACCCCAAAAAATAA